The Komagataeibacter xylinus DNA window CCGTGCAGGGCGGTAGATGTCGATATGATCAAGCCCGAGCCGTTGCAGGGTATAGGCCAGGAAGTTCTTCATGGCGGCAGGCCGTGCGTCGTAGGAACCCCAGTTGCCACCCGGGTCGCGCATCGCACCAAATTTGACGCTGACGAGGAATCTGTCGCGAGGAATATCCCTGATCGCCTCACCGATCAGCATCTCGTTATGGCCCATGCCATAGAAATCGCCGGTGTCGAGAAGCGTGATCCTGGCGTCCAGCGCGGCATGGATGGTAGCGATGCTTTCTTTCCGATCAGCCGGACCATACATGCCGGACATGCTCATGCACCCAAGACCGATTTCGGATACCTGAGGGCCGCTCTTGCCAAGTTGCCGCAATTTCATATTTGAGAAAAATCCCTGTTTCCTGAAGCAGAACCCTACCACACAGGCTATATTTCGATAACCTCTCTTCCGTTTGGCTTTTTCGTCCTTTGGAACACACGAATGTTTCGTTTGATGGAACAAATGGACAGGCGATAGTCGCCTCATGCCAGACATTGGGGAATCAGAAAGGGATTTCTCTGACGGGACATGAAACTGCATGGCCTTCAGGCAGTAACGCGATTCATGAAATCCTGTAAAAAGGGAAAAACACGTTCAGGCATGTCTTCAAGTAACGTATGTTTCGCGAAGGGTAGGTTAAGCAATCTGGCACCTTTAACCTGCTCAGCAAGCTCAAACGCCTGTTGCCGCGACACCAGCATATCGTCGTCACCATGCACGACGAGCAGAGGACACCGGATGTTTTTTACAGACGCGCCGGGATAGGCATCTTCGTCGCAGCCGAGCCACATATGCGTCGCCGCCTTGAATAACTTTTCGAAATCCGGTTCGGGATTTTCCGCGTTGTAGACCGATATTTGATTCCCGAACATCCCACGCCATTTTTCAAGATTGATCTTCTGATAAATCTGCCGGACCGGATCATTTTCCGGCAACACCCAGTGCGCGCCGACCGCTATGACGAACTCTGGTTGTACGGCATGAGATGCAGCCAGACGAAGGGCGACAATGCCACCGTCACTATGTCCGATTATACCGGATTGTTGCAGCCCCATCGCGTTAAGAACCGCGGTAAAATCATCCTGAAGCTGTCGATATGTCAGGGGGCCGTCCCGATACCAGATCGACCATGCCCGCGCGTATCAATAGCAATCAGCCTATAATCTTCTGCCAAGTACTTTGCGAGCGGAATGAAATCCAGCCGGCTCTGCAAGCCGCCATGAAGCAATATAATTACTATTCCTTTCGGGTTCCCGGCTTCAGAGACGAACAAATTTGTATCGCCAACTGATACAAACTTCCCTGTATCAAACATTCGATGGCTTTCATAAGGCTGGATTACTCTGGATCGTGCAGCGAGATTATCACCGGTAAGGCCACATTCTCAAGGTTTCACGATGCCTGGTTTGCTGCCGTCAGGGCGCTGCTGGCAACCGGTCGGAAGCTTCCGTCACGTTGTCCTCTTTCCAGAAGACCCGGAAGACTTCCGAAGGTATTCATGGCCGCATCATGTAACTGGGGCTATCGTCTTGCCGACATCGGAACTGAACATCAGCCGATAAAGACCGGGATATTGACAGGCAAACTGGATACAGGCCTGCCCCGCTGCCATGAATTGCATGCACGTTAAAGACATCGCTTCTGTCATGCTCTTCCCACGCCTGACGAAATCGATCCGGGCCACTTCCAGCAGGGGAAAGGTCGAGTTCTGGTCCGCAGCCATCATGGCCGGCGAAATCCCGCATATGATCCGTGCGTTAGCCATACAGGCACGACATGGGCCGGAACAGTCCGGTTTGGGGGATGGGGCATGACCGAGACATATGATTATGATCTGGTCGTGATCGGCAGCGGCCCGTCAGGCAGGCGGGCTGGGGTTCAGGCGGCGAAACTGGGTCGATCCGTGCTGATTATCGAAAAAAATACCCGGGTTGGCGGGGTCTGCGTGCATACCGGCACCATTCCGTCCAAAACCCTGCGGGAGACGGTCCTCAACCTGACAGGCTGGCGGGAGCAGGCTTTCTATGGCCGGGCTTATCGTGCCCGCAAGGATATAACCATAGCCGACCTGAACAGTCGCCTGCGCAAGACCCTGGATTATGAAGTCGATATGCTGGACCACCAGTTCGCCCGCAACGGCATAGCGGTTGTGCATGGCACGGCACGGTTCGTGGATCCGCACCATATTACGATCACCATGGACAACAGGGTTGCGC harbors:
- a CDS encoding alpha/beta fold hydrolase — encoded protein: MFDTGKFVSVGDTNLFVSEAGNPKGIVIILLHGGLQSRLDFIPLAKYLAEDYRLIAIDTRGHGRSGIGTAP
- a CDS encoding alpha/beta hydrolase, producing the protein MWYRDGPLTYRQLQDDFTAVLNAMGLQQSGIIGHSDGGIVALRLAASHAVQPEFVIAVGAHWVLPENDPVRQIYQKINLEKWRGMFGNQISVYNAENPEPDFEKLFKAATHMWLGCDEDAYPGASVKNIRCPLLVVHGDDDMLVSRQQAFELAEQVKGARLLNLPFAKHTLLEDMPERVFPFLQDFMNRVTA